Proteins from a genomic interval of Nocardia sp. BMG51109:
- a CDS encoding SCO2523 family variant P-loop protein, translated as MRGGTVLVFSTSDKGGTGRSVTSCNIAYRLCVSGRNVAYVDFDFGSPTAGALFEISSVERGVAVGGVHSYLLGESGTAARIDVGTATDRPDLERLWPRSGRLVLFPGDEGGAEFLTSDDTVVTRCAELLVALEQEFRVVVVDLSAGRSVALDIALRATALPQLRRRTARWLIFHRWTRQHILAASGLVHGPHGLLETGERCGHNRNELLGSTRYVRTAVPAPVAHTSAQHPAQAAWLQEQDAALRRLATANRLGATALLGATPMEPVLQWREQLILDSDVNAHIANDETARAYIELARRLVDIATWEKL; from the coding sequence GTGAGGGGCGGCACGGTGCTCGTGTTCTCCACCTCCGACAAGGGCGGCACCGGACGCTCGGTGACCAGCTGCAACATCGCCTACCGGCTGTGCGTGTCCGGGCGCAACGTCGCCTATGTCGATTTCGATTTCGGCTCCCCCACCGCCGGCGCGCTGTTCGAGATCAGCTCCGTGGAGCGCGGTGTGGCCGTCGGCGGCGTGCACTCCTACCTGCTGGGCGAGAGCGGCACCGCCGCCCGGATCGACGTCGGCACCGCCACCGACCGGCCCGACCTCGAGCGCCTCTGGCCACGGTCCGGCCGCCTGGTGCTATTCCCCGGCGACGAGGGCGGCGCCGAATTCCTCACCAGCGACGACACGGTCGTGACGCGATGCGCGGAACTGCTGGTCGCGCTGGAACAGGAATTCCGGGTGGTGGTCGTCGATCTCAGCGCGGGGCGTTCGGTCGCGCTCGACATCGCCCTGCGCGCAACGGCTCTGCCGCAGCTGCGGCGGCGCACCGCCCGGTGGCTGATCTTCCACCGCTGGACCCGCCAGCACATCCTGGCGGCCTCCGGGCTGGTCCACGGCCCGCACGGGCTGCTGGAGACCGGCGAACGCTGCGGTCACAACCGGAACGAACTGCTGGGATCCACCCGGTACGTGCGCACCGCCGTGCCCGCTCCGGTCGCGCACACGAGTGCGCAGCATCCCGCCCAGGCGGCATGGTTGCAGGAGCAGGACGCGGCGCTGCGCCGGCTCGCCACCGCCAACCGGCTCGGCGCCACCGCGCTGCTCGGCGCCACCCCGATGGAGCCCGTCCTGCAATGGCGCGAACAGCTCATCCTCGACAGCGACGTCAACGCCCACATCGCCAACGACGAGACCGCGCGCGCCTATATCGAACTGGCCCGCCGCCTGGTCGACATCGCCACCTGGGAGAAGCTCTAG
- a CDS encoding SCO2524 family protein, producing the protein MRIRPRQQLLDLWQAVLACSYRDEKWFWGGRDGANSISDAEQLLCLLYPATEIVAFALDQPNEMAADAKTALAPFGEETRIGGVLVALLEEYLDRYTGPDGYPVFAAGGYLRTDEGGPPTDAQLDLEVVDSYSMSLSLCIASMRFLRGFERFVGGEVRLEARQLRERIPQVIDRVSARLTGAMAGLVRSFVIHTPEPKSDAGRAVLDMINQVGAPSEDVIRRLSARLERLRVQAANEVRLSQTTEIDVADDERLFECGWGWGIVRTAEPIDFVPGHVGSATGHAEPRPYLYFTAVALDGITDLSSQRIRELDLLNDDQRELADGLQLRFELARSYWSTVARFGGGRWPLEDIPWRTSDGEESDYFSLAVAAMLIQDLVYRDSTEDLARTVAVFDQLARRGRITSRITSGDPAATLHHPGVRLRLAGTENVGDGGQLQWHVPDFVTMMLKRCLQAARLRTDVDTRDQLMALAEAAMDHLERRVLPSGPAAGLWDDAGRLLSTTADSPDGPSWFVTERVMECLVIAYATFSEPPLAPQSMVARAVDLLSEAEHLLNQEELDVEGHDRSPKQAAVNRIRQSLDRARRVLRERPGTAYGLATQALIQLDELAYARQDATR; encoded by the coding sequence ATGAGAATTCGGCCGCGGCAACAGCTGCTGGATCTGTGGCAGGCGGTGCTCGCCTGTAGCTATCGGGACGAGAAGTGGTTCTGGGGCGGGCGCGACGGCGCCAACTCCATCAGCGATGCCGAGCAGTTGCTGTGCCTGCTGTATCCGGCGACGGAGATCGTGGCCTTCGCGCTGGACCAGCCCAACGAGATGGCCGCCGACGCCAAGACCGCCCTCGCGCCGTTCGGCGAGGAGACCCGCATCGGCGGCGTCCTGGTCGCCCTGCTCGAGGAATATCTCGACCGGTACACCGGACCGGACGGATACCCCGTCTTCGCGGCGGGCGGCTACCTGCGCACCGACGAAGGCGGCCCGCCCACCGACGCCCAGCTGGACCTGGAGGTCGTCGATTCCTATTCGATGTCGCTGAGCCTGTGCATCGCGTCGATGCGCTTCCTGCGCGGTTTCGAGCGGTTCGTCGGCGGCGAGGTCCGGCTGGAGGCCAGGCAGTTGCGCGAGCGCATCCCCCAGGTGATCGACCGGGTCAGCGCCCGGCTCACCGGTGCGATGGCGGGCCTGGTGCGCAGCTTCGTCATTCACACACCGGAGCCGAAATCCGATGCGGGCCGGGCCGTTCTGGACATGATCAACCAGGTCGGCGCACCGTCCGAGGATGTCATCAGGCGGCTGTCGGCCCGGTTGGAGCGGCTGCGGGTGCAGGCCGCCAACGAGGTCCGGCTCAGCCAGACCACCGAGATCGACGTCGCCGACGACGAGCGGCTGTTCGAATGCGGCTGGGGCTGGGGCATCGTCCGCACGGCGGAGCCGATCGACTTCGTGCCCGGCCACGTCGGTTCCGCGACCGGGCACGCGGAACCCCGCCCGTACCTGTACTTCACGGCCGTCGCCCTGGACGGCATCACCGACCTGTCCTCACAACGCATCCGGGAACTCGACCTGCTGAACGACGACCAGCGCGAACTGGCCGACGGCCTGCAACTGCGCTTCGAACTGGCGCGCAGCTACTGGTCGACGGTGGCCCGGTTCGGCGGCGGCCGCTGGCCGCTGGAGGACATCCCCTGGCGCACCTCCGACGGCGAGGAATCCGACTACTTCAGCCTCGCGGTCGCCGCCATGCTCATCCAGGACCTGGTCTACCGCGACAGCACCGAGGATCTGGCGCGCACCGTGGCGGTATTCGACCAGCTGGCCCGCCGCGGCCGCATCACCAGCCGGATCACCTCCGGCGACCCGGCCGCGACGCTGCACCATCCGGGGGTGCGACTACGCCTGGCCGGCACCGAGAACGTCGGCGACGGGGGGCAGTTGCAATGGCACGTCCCCGATTTCGTGACGATGATGCTCAAGCGGTGCCTGCAGGCCGCGCGGCTGCGCACCGACGTCGACACCCGCGACCAGCTGATGGCGCTGGCCGAGGCGGCGATGGATCATCTGGAACGCCGGGTGCTGCCCTCCGGCCCGGCCGCGGGACTCTGGGACGACGCCGGCCGGCTGCTGAGCACGACGGCGGATTCGCCCGACGGCCCGTCCTGGTTCGTCACCGAGCGGGTCATGGAATGCTTGGTCATCGCCTACGCCACCTTCAGCGAACCGCCGCTGGCGCCGCAGAGCATGGTCGCGCGCGCGGTCGATCTGCTCAGCGAGGCCGAGCATCTGCTCAACCAGGAGGAGCTCGACGTCGAGGGGCACGACAGGTCACCGAAACAGGCCGCGGTCAACCGGATCCGGCAATCGCTCGACCGCGCCCGGCGGGTGTTGCGCGAGCGCCCCGGCACCGCGTACGGCCTGGCCACCCAGGCGCTGATCCAGCTCGACGAACTGGCGTACGCGCGCCAGGACGCGACCAGGTGA
- a CDS encoding helix-turn-helix transcriptional regulator has protein sequence MATRLRTARKLLLGREIEHMINTAGVSQHEAAKIIETSQSRIAMLTNGASSITVGDLERLAIELGFTDCGYLEILKELRRDNHKRGFWNSGYRRAYIEDLRLLVDLEAHASLLRVAEAEIMPGLIQCESYIRALHEPEQPGDREAGEAGKITVEDSVQARRARQEILLGPNPPEFRVILSESCLRREYGGHAVMLEQLEHLLALSKRSTILIQVLPFTVTTYGAGMEDRFTLVRVPSPGAAGDLDMAIVESQGDIRYIDDKPAVTARETVWSRLSAAALGAEDSRTFIEHIARSFRRKTFTA, from the coding sequence ATGGCTACGCGATTACGAACGGCGCGAAAACTGCTGTTGGGCCGCGAGATCGAGCACATGATCAACACGGCCGGGGTCAGCCAGCACGAGGCGGCCAAGATCATCGAGACCAGTCAGAGCCGGATCGCGATGCTCACCAACGGCGCCAGCTCCATCACCGTGGGGGATCTGGAGCGGCTGGCCATCGAGCTCGGCTTCACCGATTGCGGCTACCTCGAGATCCTCAAGGAGCTGCGCCGCGACAACCACAAGCGGGGCTTCTGGAACAGCGGTTACCGTCGCGCCTACATCGAGGACCTGCGCCTGCTGGTCGACCTGGAGGCACACGCCAGCCTGTTGCGGGTGGCCGAGGCCGAGATCATGCCCGGGCTCATCCAGTGCGAGTCCTACATCCGTGCCCTGCACGAGCCCGAACAACCCGGCGACCGCGAGGCCGGGGAGGCCGGGAAGATCACGGTCGAGGATTCGGTGCAGGCCCGGCGGGCACGGCAGGAGATCCTGCTCGGGCCGAACCCGCCGGAGTTCCGGGTCATCCTGTCCGAATCGTGCCTGCGCCGCGAGTACGGCGGCCACGCGGTCATGCTGGAACAGCTCGAACATCTGCTGGCGCTGTCCAAGCGGTCCACCATTCTCATCCAGGTGCTGCCGTTCACCGTAACCACCTACGGAGCCGGCATGGAGGACCGGTTCACCCTGGTCCGGGTGCCGTCACCGGGCGCCGCCGGCGATCTGGACATGGCGATCGTCGAGAGCCAGGGCGATATTCGATACATCGACGACAAACCGGCCGTCACGGCCCGGGAGACGGTGTGGTCGCGGCTGTCGGCCGCGGCACTCGGCGCCGAGGACTCCCGCACCTTCATCGAGCACATCGCGCGCTCGTTCCGCCGCAAGACCTTCACCGCGTGA
- a CDS encoding nucleotidyltransferase domain-containing protein codes for MDDGDFLDEVTDRLAALPGVSAVTLGGSRAQGTHRPDSDWDLAIYYRGGFDPRHLREIGWEGEVSEIGAWGGGVFNGGARLRIDERPVDVHYRDLDVIEHELNEARAGRFRIEPLLFHLAGIPSYLVVGELAINRVLRGELPRPGYPKPLRANAPGVWWGTAQLVLTYARANHAPHRRVAQCAGAIAQAATQSAHAVLAARGEWVTNEKRLLARAGLSEIDALAAGLEPDPETLRDSVERAHALCEQAVRWATTRP; via the coding sequence GTGGACGACGGTGACTTTCTCGACGAGGTGACGGACCGGCTGGCGGCGCTGCCCGGGGTCTCGGCGGTGACGCTCGGCGGATCCCGGGCGCAGGGGACGCATCGGCCGGACAGCGACTGGGACCTGGCGATCTACTACCGGGGCGGGTTCGATCCGCGACACCTGCGTGAGATCGGTTGGGAGGGTGAGGTTTCCGAGATCGGCGCGTGGGGTGGCGGGGTGTTCAACGGTGGCGCCCGGCTGCGCATCGACGAACGTCCGGTGGACGTGCACTATCGCGACCTCGACGTGATCGAGCATGAGCTGAACGAGGCGCGGGCCGGGCGGTTCCGCATCGAACCGCTGCTGTTCCATCTGGCCGGGATCCCCTCCTACCTGGTCGTCGGCGAACTCGCGATCAACCGGGTGCTGCGCGGCGAACTGCCGCGGCCCGGCTATCCGAAGCCGTTGCGCGCCAACGCGCCCGGAGTCTGGTGGGGCACCGCGCAGCTGGTGCTCACCTATGCGCGGGCCAACCATGCGCCGCACCGCCGGGTGGCCCAGTGCGCGGGCGCGATCGCCCAGGCCGCCACCCAGTCGGCGCACGCGGTGCTCGCCGCCCGCGGCGAATGGGTCACCAACGAGAAGCGGCTGCTCGCCCGCGCGGGGCTGAGCGAGATCGATGCGCTCGCCGCCGGGCTGGAACCCGATCCCGAGACACTGCGCGATTCCGTCGAACGCGCTCACGCGCTGTGCGAACAGGCGGTGCGGTGGGCGACGACCCGGCCCTGA
- a CDS encoding SCO2522 family protein translates to MRETQGYTEATDEPCIAPVPLSHLSIEVGHFALNDITGDPDRMRAEFRRIVPLVSAFIESARVQFGPGARVSTCYLIDDYFQADTDAAEVLGKLLSAAEESGLAIDYLARESGCWQASPFADGVPVGDPIPVAEMVAARIVAEPAPPDSGRRPPTAQSGWLCNGRRSSEHEPAQAMRGRDYQPPEEFGRREHSIFLDVQLWNRQVRDDVTETRWSCAFLAAVWHLLRLGMLRYHGAAVVDPQPWRGEPWPRRWHEVPPVVQLAPDATPFAAYQTLSMLPKRYIAIEHAVRLVLDHLDLDDDVVAQIIARGATEGVTVPRKVSDRLSHLLLDGP, encoded by the coding sequence ATGCGCGAGACGCAGGGATACACCGAAGCGACGGACGAGCCGTGCATCGCACCGGTTCCGTTGTCGCACTTGTCGATCGAGGTCGGGCATTTCGCGCTGAACGACATCACCGGCGATCCGGACCGGATGCGTGCGGAGTTCCGCCGCATCGTCCCACTGGTGTCGGCGTTCATCGAGTCGGCCCGGGTGCAGTTCGGGCCCGGCGCGCGGGTCAGCACCTGCTACCTGATCGACGACTACTTCCAGGCCGATACCGATGCCGCCGAGGTGCTCGGCAAGCTGCTGTCGGCGGCCGAGGAATCCGGTTTGGCCATCGACTATCTGGCGCGCGAATCCGGTTGCTGGCAGGCCTCGCCGTTCGCCGACGGCGTTCCGGTGGGCGACCCGATTCCGGTGGCGGAGATGGTGGCCGCGCGCATCGTCGCCGAACCGGCGCCGCCCGACTCCGGCCGCCGCCCGCCCACCGCACAGTCGGGGTGGCTGTGCAACGGCCGCCGATCCTCCGAACACGAACCGGCACAGGCGATGCGCGGGCGCGACTACCAGCCGCCGGAGGAGTTCGGCCGCCGCGAGCACTCCATCTTCCTGGACGTGCAGCTGTGGAACAGGCAGGTTCGTGACGATGTCACGGAGACCAGGTGGTCGTGCGCGTTCCTGGCGGCGGTCTGGCACCTGCTGCGGCTCGGGATGCTGCGCTATCACGGTGCGGCCGTGGTGGATCCGCAGCCGTGGCGCGGTGAACCCTGGCCGCGGCGCTGGCACGAGGTGCCGCCGGTGGTGCAGCTCGCCCCGGACGCCACCCCGTTCGCCGCCTACCAGACCCTGTCGATGCTGCCCAAGCGCTACATCGCCATTGAGCACGCGGTGCGGCTGGTACTAGATCATCTCGATCTGGACGACGACGTGGTCGCGCAGATCATCGCCCGCGGGGCCACCGAAGGGGTGACGGTGCCGCGCAAGGTCAGTGACCGGCTGTCCCATCTGCTGCTCGACGGACCCTGA
- a CDS encoding DUF397 domain-containing protein, translating to MTLLPIFTAGEFRKASISSPNQNCVRVARKQGWTAVWDDKRATDRTTPATALPTGELLLFTDEQFDAIQAAVRGAGTSSPLTITPRTDGHFVFRAATPQPGGGVELIFDQGELDAFHHGVRNHEFDHN from the coding sequence ATGACGCTGCTACCTATATTCACCGCGGGCGAGTTCCGCAAGGCGAGTATCAGCTCGCCCAACCAGAACTGTGTGCGGGTCGCGCGCAAGCAGGGCTGGACCGCGGTGTGGGACGACAAGCGCGCCACCGACCGCACCACCCCCGCCACCGCACTGCCGACCGGCGAACTCCTGCTGTTCACCGACGAACAATTCGACGCCATTCAAGCCGCGGTACGCGGCGCCGGAACCTCCTCCCCGCTGACGATCACCCCTCGCACCGACGGACACTTCGTATTCCGTGCCGCCACACCGCAACCCGGGGGCGGCGTCGAACTCATCTTCGACCAGGGCGAACTCGACGCCTTCCACCACGGGGTGCGCAACCACGAATTCGACCACAACTGA
- a CDS encoding SAM-dependent methyltransferase yields MNDFESREIDASRPSAARMYHYYLSGEAVFDVDKIFGEHVFRVFPYIDTLAHHNREFLQRAVEFMVAQGVRQFLDIGSGLPTVGNTHDVARAHAADTRVVYVDNDMEAVNRAHDLLLQQGALDHTAVIEADLRCPEVIFDDPQARRLIDFDEPLGLLIIAVWPFVPDSDRPYELMAQLRHRLPAGSYVAMTHGSVEDAGPEFKQGYAGLVDLYRGTSDPAMSRSRDDFATFFDGVELVEPGIVYATDWRPTHPVDTQDPARPCNFAAVGYKP; encoded by the coding sequence ATGAACGACTTCGAGTCCCGCGAGATCGACGCCAGCCGGCCGTCGGCCGCCCGGATGTACCACTACTACCTGTCCGGCGAGGCCGTGTTCGATGTCGACAAGATCTTCGGCGAGCACGTGTTCCGGGTCTTCCCGTACATCGACACGCTGGCCCACCACAATCGCGAATTCCTGCAGCGGGCCGTCGAATTCATGGTGGCGCAAGGAGTCCGGCAGTTCCTCGACATCGGCTCCGGGCTACCCACGGTCGGCAACACGCACGACGTCGCCCGCGCCCACGCGGCCGACACCCGCGTGGTGTACGTCGACAACGATATGGAGGCGGTCAACCGCGCCCACGACCTGCTGCTGCAGCAGGGCGCGCTGGACCACACCGCCGTCATCGAGGCCGATCTGCGCTGTCCCGAGGTGATCTTCGACGATCCGCAGGCCCGCCGGCTGATCGACTTCGACGAGCCGCTGGGGCTGCTCATCATCGCCGTCTGGCCGTTCGTCCCCGACAGCGACCGGCCGTACGAGCTGATGGCGCAGCTGCGGCATCGCCTGCCCGCGGGCAGCTACGTGGCCATGACGCACGGCTCGGTCGAGGATGCGGGCCCGGAGTTCAAGCAGGGTTACGCCGGGCTCGTCGATCTCTACCGCGGCACCTCCGACCCGGCAATGTCCCGCAGCAGAGACGATTTCGCCACCTTCTTCGACGGTGTGGAACTTGTCGAACCCGGCATCGTATATGCCACGGACTGGCGCCCGACGCACCCGGTGGATACACAGGATCCGGCACGGCCGTGTAATTTCGCCGCGGTTGGCTACAAGCCATAG
- a CDS encoding SCO2521 family protein has product MATPLVVLGEVRTCLLPSAVPLTRPEAVELLTTVPGRAVRWRERPGSLALSPTTAVGVDCALSLGADPVHIVGTVATRTVLAGGRVLQSSAHTRVVRATERRRQTWSHYVSQKGVTEIIDRIPERAKPAVALADSYLAGPTGRTTLDLASISERLLARVRADARLDQNPPLRAGSTRLRWTAGVGGSAGPSAKMRLDDATVRSIRVTVREEKDLAAAQRFCEDVAAHDWLLTALADAFDEADRFASHSRERTGILAPALEHLPGLWMPGAHTPAVLRTLWKDLQAEPGFTRQWSTLVTRLRDSIAVATLNTLRHKDFDPNW; this is encoded by the coding sequence ATGGCGACGCCCCTGGTCGTACTCGGCGAGGTTCGCACCTGCCTGCTTCCCTCGGCCGTTCCGCTGACCCGCCCCGAGGCGGTCGAGTTGCTGACGACGGTTCCCGGCCGCGCCGTGCGCTGGCGGGAGCGGCCGGGGAGTCTCGCCCTCTCGCCGACCACCGCGGTAGGCGTCGACTGTGCTCTCTCGCTGGGCGCGGACCCCGTGCACATCGTCGGCACCGTCGCGACCCGGACGGTACTGGCCGGCGGGCGCGTGCTGCAGTCCTCGGCCCACACCCGGGTGGTGCGCGCCACCGAGCGGCGGCGGCAGACCTGGTCGCACTACGTCAGCCAGAAGGGTGTCACGGAGATCATCGACCGCATTCCCGAACGGGCGAAGCCCGCCGTCGCCCTGGCCGACAGCTACCTCGCCGGACCGACCGGCCGCACCACCCTCGACCTGGCCTCGATCAGCGAGCGCCTGCTGGCCCGCGTGCGCGCGGACGCCCGGCTGGACCAGAACCCGCCCCTGCGGGCGGGCAGTACGCGGCTGCGCTGGACCGCCGGCGTCGGCGGCAGCGCCGGCCCCTCGGCGAAGATGCGCCTGGACGACGCCACCGTCCGCTCGATTCGGGTGACCGTGCGCGAGGAGAAGGATCTCGCTGCGGCGCAACGGTTCTGCGAGGACGTGGCGGCACACGACTGGCTGCTGACGGCGCTGGCCGACGCCTTCGACGAGGCCGACCGATTCGCCTCGCACAGCCGCGAGCGAACCGGCATCCTCGCGCCGGCGCTCGAACATCTTCCCGGACTGTGGATGCCGGGCGCGCACACTCCCGCGGTGCTGCGCACCCTGTGGAAGGACCTGCAGGCCGAGCCCGGCTTCACCCGGCAGTGGAGCACCCTGGTGACGCGGCTGCGCGACAGCATCGCGGTGGCTACCCTGAACACCCTGCGGCACAAGGATTTCGACCCGAACTGGTAG
- a CDS encoding cytochrome P450 — MTYTPVQPTAARPEPLPRPPYRLPLLGDVLTTDFDKPCQRLARQARTLGPVFEQKLFGYPAVVVTGTQAVAEVNNEAVWEKHVGHVLTKLRPLAGDGLFTAFNREPNWAKAHNILAPAFGKAAMTTYHDTITGTVRRLADVWAAQESTWIDVPAAANALTFEIMSRAGFSHSFGALTGPDAEPLVAAMVRELAYANRRTDVLPRFERVFRRGARRRHQQDLAHAHEVVDALIDARREQPRRERRDMLDRMLDDVDPDTGERLDTTNIRHQILTLMVAGSETSANTIAFALHYLATHPRIADQVRTELDERWPAPDFPDIGYDDVGRLRALRRVVDETLRLWPTGPGYFRRAKQDTTLCDGRYRFREKDWVLVLLLAAHRDPAWGPDADEFNPDRFLPDTRRTLAPHIYKPFGTGPRACIGRQFAHHEIAVTLAVLLHRFDLEPDPAYRLDVRESLTLKPSGLRLRLHPRSR; from the coding sequence ATGACCTATACGCCGGTACAGCCGACCGCTGCCCGACCCGAACCGCTGCCCCGTCCGCCCTACCGCCTACCGCTGCTCGGCGATGTCCTCACGACGGACTTCGACAAACCGTGTCAGCGGCTGGCCCGGCAGGCGCGCACGCTGGGCCCGGTGTTCGAGCAGAAGCTGTTCGGTTATCCGGCCGTCGTCGTCACCGGAACGCAGGCCGTCGCCGAGGTCAACAACGAGGCGGTGTGGGAGAAGCACGTCGGGCACGTGCTGACGAAGCTGCGGCCGCTGGCCGGGGACGGTCTGTTCACCGCGTTCAACCGGGAACCGAACTGGGCCAAGGCGCACAACATTCTCGCCCCGGCGTTCGGCAAGGCGGCGATGACCACCTACCACGACACCATCACCGGGACCGTGCGCCGGCTCGCCGACGTCTGGGCGGCGCAGGAATCGACCTGGATCGACGTTCCGGCCGCGGCGAACGCGCTCACCTTCGAGATCATGTCGCGCGCCGGGTTCTCGCATTCCTTCGGCGCACTGACCGGTCCGGATGCCGAACCCTTGGTCGCGGCGATGGTGCGGGAACTCGCCTACGCCAATCGGCGCACCGATGTCCTGCCCCGGTTCGAACGCGTCTTCCGCCGCGGCGCCCGGCGCCGGCATCAGCAGGACCTCGCCCACGCCCACGAGGTCGTCGACGCCCTCATCGATGCGCGCCGGGAACAACCCCGCCGGGAGCGCCGCGACATGCTCGACCGCATGCTCGACGACGTCGACCCGGACACGGGAGAACGCCTGGACACCACCAACATTCGCCACCAGATCCTGACTCTCATGGTCGCCGGCAGCGAGACCTCCGCCAACACCATCGCCTTCGCGCTGCACTACCTGGCCACCCACCCCCGGATCGCCGACCAGGTCCGCACCGAGCTCGACGAGCGGTGGCCCGCACCGGATTTCCCCGATATCGGCTACGACGACGTCGGCCGGCTCCGGGCGCTGCGGCGCGTCGTCGACGAAACCCTGCGGCTGTGGCCGACCGGGCCGGGCTACTTCCGCCGCGCCAAGCAGGACACCACCCTGTGCGACGGCCGCTACCGGTTCCGGGAGAAGGACTGGGTCCTGGTCCTGCTGCTCGCCGCGCACCGCGACCCGGCCTGGGGCCCGGATGCCGACGAATTCAACCCCGACCGATTCCTCCCCGACACCCGCCGCACCCTCGCACCGCACATCTACAAGCCCTTCGGCACCGGCCCGCGCGCCTGTATCGGCCGGCAGTTCGCCCACCACGAAATCGCGGTCACCCTCGCCGTCCTCCTGCACCGGTTCGACCTCGAACCGGACCCCGCCTACCGCCTCGACGTCCGAGAATCACTCACCCTCAAACCGTCGGGCCTGCGCCTGCGCTTGCACCCGCGCAGTCGATAG
- a CDS encoding nitroreductase/quinone reductase family protein: MDQAILRAVRGFGRRWGAASSAAGFPVPGAGEAPPVPVAAGRPALRWQAFRVLHADREVSVDSKTVLGPAVRGFNRVVVTLTEAPVLGPLMGKSFVSISYVGRKSGKTFSTPVNYRRVGDEYVIGVALPDKKNWWRNFLGAGGPITLHLDGADRHGHAVADRDERGRVSVRVRLEN, from the coding sequence ATGGATCAGGCGATCCTGCGGGCCGTCCGCGGCTTCGGTCGGAGGTGGGGCGCGGCCTCGTCGGCCGCGGGGTTTCCGGTGCCCGGTGCCGGTGAGGCGCCGCCGGTGCCGGTCGCGGCGGGACGGCCCGCGCTAAGGTGGCAGGCATTCCGAGTGTTGCATGCCGACCGGGAGGTATCCGTGGATTCGAAGACAGTGCTGGGCCCGGCGGTGCGGGGCTTCAACCGCGTGGTGGTGACGCTGACCGAGGCGCCTGTGCTCGGCCCGCTGATGGGCAAGAGCTTCGTCTCGATCAGCTATGTGGGGCGCAAGTCCGGGAAGACCTTCAGTACGCCGGTCAACTACCGGCGGGTGGGCGACGAGTACGTCATCGGCGTCGCCCTGCCGGACAAGAAGAACTGGTGGCGGAATTTCCTCGGTGCGGGCGGGCCGATCACGCTGCATCTCGACGGGGCCGACCGGCACGGGCACGCGGTGGCCGATCGTGACGAGCGCGGCCGGGTCAGCGTGCGGGTGCGCCTGGAGAACTGA
- a CDS encoding GNAT family N-acetyltransferase — MDTAEAPRPEYRQARFTDLDDIAAIEAEVFAEPYRYLMLRQLFELHGPAWLVAEVDGAVIGYALILEKDRRALLFTFSVAKQCQGLGYGRGLLERALRACRQQGVEMMYLTVRPDNHPARNLFAQVGFDCVDHDDEYFGQDEPRDVFEYRLRE; from the coding sequence ATGGATACCGCTGAGGCGCCGCGGCCGGAGTACCGGCAGGCCCGTTTCACCGACCTCGACGACATCGCGGCCATCGAGGCCGAGGTGTTCGCCGAGCCGTACCGGTATCTGATGCTGCGGCAGCTGTTCGAGCTGCACGGGCCGGCGTGGCTGGTCGCCGAGGTGGACGGCGCGGTGATCGGGTACGCGCTGATACTGGAGAAAGACCGCCGGGCGCTGCTGTTCACCTTCTCGGTGGCCAAGCAGTGTCAGGGACTGGGCTACGGCCGCGGGCTACTGGAGCGCGCCCTGCGGGCCTGCCGGCAGCAGGGCGTCGAGATGATGTACCTGACCGTGCGGCCGGACAATCATCCGGCGAGAAATTTGTTCGCACAGGTCGGATTCGACTGTGTCGACCACGACGACGAGTACTTCGGGCAGGACGAGCCGCGCGACGTGTTCGAATATCGACTGCGGGAGTGA